Proteins from a single region of Candidatus Woesearchaeota archaeon:
- the lysS gene encoding lysine--tRNA ligase: MVNPKLDPVKLQKLQDLRQNNVNPYPYTYSQTHHAQQLKNQFEKLNPEEHTKQHVSIAGRIMLRRVMGKASFFHVQDETGQIQIYITQDNVGEEQYAQLTKKTDLGDIIGVQGTIFKTKMGEVTIQVSQAQILCKSLLVLPEKFHGLKDVEIRYRQRYLDLISNPSSKEVFKQRSMITTAIRDYFNEKGFLEVETPTLQTIYGGANAKPFITHINTWDMKMYLSIAPELPLKRLLVGGFEKVYTICKNFRNEDVDTTHNPEFTSLEIYQAYVDYSKMMVYLEEVYEKACIKIHGTTKVKRIYKNQEVTLDFKAPWKRLTMLDAIKQYTKIDASNSSIEQLQKILNKENIEYEKPLSWGSAVQHLFEHFVEEHLIQPTHIIDHPKETTPLCKAHRKDPRLIERFESFCMGMEISNAYSELNDPLLQRELLEDQAKSLRAGSAEAHPMDEDFVTAIEFGMPPAGGLGFGIDRMAIILTGVESIRDVILFPTVKPEHISQTQTGKAKETKIAVAVINKAAKLEPWQEMNTIAHLNAAFAARMGRELLLQDTIETKDGEKIKLNIQHAIMIKTASSQKQLQDLIENAHNRNLEIAQFTREMQETTNDNVVIEKTKQKKADQVEYLGILVFGNKKDVDEISKSFALYK, translated from the coding sequence ATGGTCAACCCTAAACTCGACCCAGTTAAACTCCAAAAACTGCAAGATTTACGTCAAAACAATGTAAATCCCTACCCCTATACTTATTCTCAAACCCATCACGCCCAACAACTTAAAAATCAATTTGAAAAACTCAACCCCGAAGAACACACTAAACAACATGTTTCTATCGCTGGACGTATCATGCTACGCCGCGTCATGGGAAAAGCAAGTTTTTTTCATGTTCAAGATGAAACGGGACAAATCCAAATTTACATTACACAAGATAATGTAGGTGAAGAACAATATGCCCAACTCACTAAAAAGACAGACCTTGGTGACATCATTGGTGTTCAAGGTACTATTTTCAAAACGAAAATGGGCGAAGTAACCATCCAAGTGAGCCAAGCGCAAATCCTATGTAAATCATTGTTAGTTCTTCCTGAAAAGTTCCATGGTCTTAAAGATGTGGAAATTCGCTATCGACAGCGCTATCTCGATTTGATTAGTAATCCCTCTAGTAAAGAAGTATTCAAACAACGAAGTATGATCACAACAGCAATTAGAGATTATTTCAATGAAAAAGGATTCTTAGAAGTGGAAACACCTACCCTTCAAACAATTTATGGCGGCGCTAACGCAAAACCATTTATCACCCACATTAACACATGGGATATGAAAATGTATCTTTCTATTGCTCCAGAATTGCCGCTAAAACGTCTGCTAGTTGGTGGATTTGAAAAAGTGTACACTATCTGCAAGAACTTTCGCAATGAAGATGTAGATACAACTCACAACCCAGAATTTACGTCTTTAGAGATTTATCAAGCGTATGTAGATTACTCTAAAATGATGGTCTATCTCGAAGAAGTCTATGAAAAAGCTTGTATCAAAATACATGGAACAACAAAAGTAAAACGTATCTATAAAAACCAAGAAGTAACACTTGATTTTAAAGCCCCTTGGAAACGCTTAACCATGCTCGACGCTATTAAGCAGTACACAAAAATAGATGCATCAAATTCAAGTATAGAACAATTACAAAAAATACTTAACAAAGAAAACATTGAATATGAAAAACCGCTTAGTTGGGGCAGTGCAGTACAACATCTTTTCGAACATTTTGTAGAAGAACATCTTATTCAACCAACCCATATTATTGATCATCCAAAAGAGACCACGCCTTTATGTAAAGCACATCGCAAGGATCCACGACTTATTGAACGTTTTGAATCCTTTTGTATGGGCATGGAAATCTCCAATGCGTACTCCGAATTAAACGATCCATTACTTCAACGAGAGTTATTAGAAGACCAAGCTAAAAGCCTACGTGCTGGATCAGCAGAAGCGCATCCTATGGACGAAGATTTTGTCACTGCTATTGAATTTGGCATGCCACCAGCAGGTGGATTAGGATTCGGTATTGACCGCATGGCTATCATCTTAACCGGAGTAGAATCAATTCGTGACGTGATCTTATTCCCAACAGTAAAACCAGAACATATTTCTCAAACACAGACTGGCAAAGCAAAAGAAACCAAAATTGCAGTAGCAGTAATTAACAAAGCAGCAAAACTAGAACCATGGCAGGAGATGAATACAATCGCGCATCTCAACGCTGCCTTCGCTGCTCGTATGGGCAGAGAACTCTTATTGCAAGATACCATCGAAACAAAAGACGGAGAAAAAATTAAACTCAATATTCAACATGCGATTATGATCAAAACTGCATCTTCACAAAAACAACTACAAGACCTCATTGAAAACGCGCATAACAGAAATCTTGAAATAGCCCAATTCACACGGGAAATGCAAGAAACAACCAACGACAATGTTGTTATCGAAAAAACCAAACAAAAGAAGGCAGACCAAGTAGAATATTTAGGGATATTGGTATTTGGCAATAAAAAAGATGT